Proteins from one Thermodesulfobacteriota bacterium genomic window:
- a CDS encoding SLBB domain-containing protein codes for MPPAAHNTRTLPAAKTSFFLLLAVMGAALLPVTALALGGPWPIAVSVEGEVRHPGAYTLPPDATLSALIAAAGGYTDNAELRGASLVRASARIAQEAELRGMAGRVTPGAGAPEAAAEAARPVAAYLSGLRASGRIPVRLSHPRLLKNSPDDLRLEEGDALRIPAKRDSVAVEGAVRTAVGDAPHVPGLPLKGYIARAGGYAEDADREHVYLLRADGSTALLTPGIVSWNPAASRWEVTALVSGAPAIGPGDTIVVPRRLPRALPRKIVRRVPTILMRAAEISGAPALLPAQP; via the coding sequence ATGCCGCCCGCCGCCCACAACACCCGCACCCTCCCTGCCGCGAAGACCTCCTTTTTCCTCCTGCTGGCGGTCATGGGCGCCGCGCTCCTGCCGGTGACGGCCCTCGCGTTGGGGGGTCCCTGGCCGATCGCCGTTTCGGTGGAAGGGGAAGTTCGGCATCCCGGCGCATACACCCTGCCCCCCGACGCGACGCTCTCCGCGCTGATCGCCGCCGCGGGCGGGTACACCGACAACGCGGAGCTGCGCGGCGCATCCCTGGTCCGTGCCTCCGCCCGCATCGCCCAGGAAGCGGAGCTGCGCGGCATGGCGGGGCGCGTCACGCCGGGAGCCGGCGCCCCGGAAGCCGCCGCGGAGGCGGCGCGTCCCGTCGCCGCATACCTCTCGGGATTGCGGGCTTCGGGGAGGATCCCGGTCCGACTGTCCCACCCGCGCCTGTTGAAGAACAGCCCCGATGACCTGCGGCTGGAAGAGGGCGACGCGCTGCGAATCCCGGCGAAGCGCGACTCGGTCGCGGTCGAAGGGGCCGTGCGGACCGCCGTCGGCGACGCGCCCCACGTACCCGGCCTCCCGCTGAAGGGATACATCGCGCGCGCCGGAGGTTACGCGGAGGATGCGGACAGGGAACATGTCTACCTGCTGCGGGCGGACGGGTCGACGGCGCTCCTCACCCCGGGCATCGTCTCCTGGAACCCGGCGGCCTCGCGCTGGGAGGTGACGGCGCTGGTCTCCGGGGCGCCGGCCATCGGCCCGGGCGATACCATCGTCGTTCCCCGGCGGCTGCCCCGGGCCCTCCCGCGGAAAATCGTCCGGAGGGTCCCCACGATCCTGATGCGCGCCGCCGAGATTTCCGGTGCGCCCGCGCTCCTTCCCGCACAGCCATGA